The following are encoded together in the Culex pipiens pallens isolate TS chromosome 1, TS_CPP_V2, whole genome shotgun sequence genome:
- the LOC128093829 gene encoding uncharacterized protein LOC128093829, translating into MKAAGPEAVVLGLLPEVGAISDEPDQEHLPGIPKKSPQLPPANSQLATAQLRPDELATSVPFSKEDDVIGNYRFRRFTSQSENVDLPSRINTKWPTPPSLS; encoded by the exons ATGAAAGCCGCAGGTCCTGAAGCTGTCGTACTCGGATTACTTCCAGAGGTTGGAGCGATATCCGACGAACCTGATCAAGAACATCTACctggaataccgaagaagtcaccg caactcccgcccgcaaactctcaactcgcgacggcgcagcttcggccggatgaactggcaacatctgtgccattctcgaaggaggacgaTGTGATCGGGAACTATCGGTTCAGGCGCTTCACTTCCCAGTCGGAAAACGTCGACTTACCTTCCCGAATTAACACTaaatggccaactcctccaagcctgtcctga